The following coding sequences lie in one Silene latifolia isolate original U9 population chromosome 5, ASM4854445v1, whole genome shotgun sequence genomic window:
- the LOC141655775 gene encoding uncharacterized protein LOC141655775 — MKTGVAVTPMHRYPTRWKLARQNSHSSQEPKVDDKAKNKVSAPSKRKRDREKRRARINYLPKEVIFNILRFLPAKLLQDVMRYVCKQWYDIVSDPFFVRAHCQMPTTASASASFIIQSHDKRDKLYCADTYASKKSVKLTKIKLPFPVKIQGSFNGLILVSDDRDLGNVHLMNPLRKLMFSLPPVVRVVQRKPFGTFYSFAVNSSGQYKMVCFSLYESPEDSEMSVFTIGVDKAWRRINLEHLEGISLIHIFKRHGLLIAGFLYWCNSYHFSFAMDVDKETILRISWPTDIDIKRFFRKSRVIRMGTDLGLITEDENKCGILKLLKLTDVKSSTAWTKIAMIDIGAIVRKVSNYKETFSFLLMNPVSLIDGELCFCFYQYISDKSSLVIRYNLANKKPNVFGVVVAHLIP, encoded by the exons ATGAAGACTGGAGTTGCAGTTACACCTATGCATCGATATCCTACTCGCTGGAAACTTGCTCGTCAAAATTCTCATTCTTCTCAG GAGCCGAAAGTAGACGACAAAGCGAAAAACAAAGTTTCTGCTCCCAGCAAGCGAAAACGAGACAGAGAAAAACGACGTGCTCGTATTAACTACCTTCCTAAAGAGGTCATATTTAACATCCTACGTTTTCTTCCTGCTAAACTCCTACAAGACGTTATGAGATACGTGTGCAAGCAGTGGTATGATATAGTTAGCGACCCTTTTTTTGTTAGAGCGCATTGTCAAATGCCTACTACTGCTTCTGCGTCTGCCTCTTTCATCATACAATCTCACGATAAGCGAGATAAATTGTATTGTGCTGACACATACGCTTCCAAAAAATCCGTCAagttaacaaaaatcaaattacCCTTCCCGGTCAAAATTCAGGGTTCATTTAATGGCTTAATCTTGGTTTCTGATGACCGGGATTTAGGGAACGTTCATCTAATGAATCCTCTTAGGAAACTAATGTTTAGTCTGCCTCCTGTGGTTCGTGTGGTGCAGCGGAAACCTTTTGGTACATTTTATAGTTTCGCAGTTAATTCCTCTGGTCAGTATAAAATGGTGTGTTTTTCCCTCTATGAATCCCCTGAGGATTCTGAAATGAGTGTGTTTACTATCGGTGTTGATAAAGCTTGGAGACGTATTAATCTTGAACATCTTGAAGGTATATCCTTGATTCATATATTTAAAAGACACGGGCTTCTTATCGCGGGATTTCTATATTGGTGTAATAGTTATCATTTTTCTTTTGCCATGGATGTCGATAAAGAAACCATTCTTCGGATTTCTTGGCCGACGGATATAGACATAAAGAGGTTTTTTCGTAAAAGCCGCGTTATACGTATGGGAACTGATCTAGGCTTAATCACGGAAGATGAGAATAAGTGTGGTATATTGAAGCTTCTAAAATTGACAGACGTAAAATCTAGTACTGCGTGGACTAAAATCGCCATGATCGATATTGGAGCAATAGTTAGAAAGGTTAGTAATTATAAAGAGACCTTTAGTTTCTTGCTTATGAACCCGGTTAGTTTGATTGATGGAGAGTTATGCTTTTGCTTTTATCAATATATCAGCGACAAGTCGTCTTTGGTGATTCGTTATAATTTGGCCAACAAAAAACCAAATGTgtttggtgtggtggttgctcacctcatcccttaa
- the LOC141655774 gene encoding uncharacterized protein LOC141655774, which yields MQSGVQICNTDTVVELEVYVLSTDGIDPLEVHLDDTISDIKERVCDEVAKQIGKTFACEPELFMMLLFPECRVLDNDSSKTLRQVLINVGILNDGGTWEGSESLGISLDSGSSADDLLLSGDSQCGEQNVELISNRVLVVQLYPTGTDFGELSGKEEDCMEYHEDFLDEVCIYPKEEIVILDPEDAFSVKRPDDDILPGDTGTFRVLGEIFAYRNTDHGEKKRYIPSDGFTYPFEQVTKLSTSASLVLLAFNSANLDVIEEFTSRMDNPSDILLLQVSWDKFSYLFLRKLRQDLGPHVPIVAVTDLDVRHLDLLAFLDTLPCDLPKLYGWSLSQDCAHLGVNHEDVDIKWLGIRPSDSDAASDYNGCFAKASRKLPHDFKVVYDFLLGHPRFSRKSKWVQELQVIADRQLHRSLPYLWQGLHWYAKSFAWENYLPMKIANKDWI from the exons ATGCAATCGGGAGTTCAAATCTGCAATACCGATACCGTTGTG GAATTAGAGGTGTATGTCCTCTCGACTGACGGCATCGACCCTTTAGAGGTGCATCTTGATGATACGATAAGTGATATTAAAGAACGAGTGTGCGACGAAGTGGCAAAACAAATTGGAAAGACTTTTGCCTGCGAACCTGAACTGTTCATGATGCTCCTCTTTCCTGAGTGTCGAGTGCTGGATAATGACTCGTCCAAAACACTTCGTCAAGTTTTGATTAATGTCGGTATACTTAATGATGGAGGCACTTGGGAGGGTTCCGAATCACTTGGTATCAGTTTGGATTCAGGTAGCTCTGCAGATGACCTGTTGCTTTCTGGCGACTCTCAATGCGGAGAACAAAATGTGGAACTGATTTCAAACAGAGTTCTTGTTGTCCAGCTTTACCCAACTGGGACCGACTTTGGGGAGTTGTCGGGGAAGGAGGAGGACTGTATGGAGTATCATGAGGACTTTCTTGATGAAGTTTGTATATATCCCAAGGAAGAGATTGTAATCTTGGATCCAGAGGATGCCTTTTCTGTGAAGAGACCTGATGATGACATACTACCAGGAGACACTGGCACTTTCCGCGTTTTAGGCGAAATTTTTGCTTACCGCAATACAGACCACGGAGAAAAAAAGCGTTACATCCCTTCAGATGGCTTTACCTATCCCTTTGAGCAGGTTACCAAGCTGTCCACCTCCGCATCTCTTGTGCTTTTGGCTTTCAACTCTGCTAATTTGGACGTCATAGAGGAATTCACGTCGCGTATGGATAATCCATCAGATATTCTACTGCTCCAAGTCAGTTGGGATAAATTCAGCTACTTGTTCCTCAGGAAGCTTAGGCAAGACCTAGGTCCTCATGTGCCTATTGTTGCCGTAACGGACCTAGATGTTCGCCATCTTGACCTTTTAGCCTTCTTGGACACTCTACCTTGCGATCTACCTAAGCTTTATGGTTGGAGTTTGTCTCAAGACTGTGCTCATCTGGGTGTCAATCATGAGGATGTCGATATCAAGTGGCTTGGAATCAGACCTTCTGACTCTGACGCTGCTTCTGACTACAATGGTTGCTTTGCTAAGGCATCCCGCAAACTTCCTCATGATTTCAAGGTGGTCTATGACTTCCTTTTGGGTCATCCTCGTTTTTCAAGGAAGTCTAAATGGGTCCAAGAACTGCAGGTTATCGCAGATCGTCAACTACATCGCAGTTTGCCATACCTTTGGCAGGGCCTGCATTGGTATGCCAAAAGCTTTGCGTGGGAGAATTATCTTCCTATGAAGATAGCAAACAAGGActggatttga
- the LOC141657926 gene encoding putative F-box protein At3g52320 produces the protein MNCNSTKTPPMYFDPFRWKLGRHNSTSSLSQERRVDDDHVKHKETHTRIIYLPKDVIFNILLFLPAKHLQEVVRYVCKEWYDIVSDLFFVRAHCQMPTTNTSASIIIQSQYKLENIYYGDKDSAESSVKVTKIEVPFPAMIQGSCNGLVLFCDKHDSRKVYLMNPLTKLIVSLPLVVPVVEQELYSRSYTLAVNSSGQYKMVHFLLDYCSSNRYTMSVFTIVDKAWRPIDLQHFLGLDLLFFMSRLDWSRGIFIAGFMYWWCTINSVSLAMDIDTEILYLISLPKSVDSVFYKRYFINMGTALGIMAEDCFKPGIWKLLKLTDVKSSEWTTIAMIDIVAIVTKVTNGEWTAYNSNSPSIRPGSNTRSQVKLEQPLAS, from the exons atgaattgtaATTCGACGAAGACTCCACCTATGTATTTCGATCCTTTTCGCTGGAAACTTGGTCGTCACAATTCTACTTCTTCTCTTTCTCAG GAGCGGAGAGTGGACGATGACCACGTGAAACACAAAGAAACACATACTCGTATTATCTACCTTCCTAAAGACGTCATATTTAACATCCTACTTTTTCTTCCGGCTAAACACCTGCAAGAGGTTGTGAGATACGTGTGCAAGGAGTGGTATGATATAGTTAGCGACCTTTTTTTTGTTAGAGCGCATTGCCAAATGCCTACTACTAATACTTCTGCTTCAATCATCATACAATCTCAATATAAGCTAGAGAACATCTATTATGGTGACAAAGACAGTGCGGAATCATCAGTAAAGGTAACAAAAATCGAAGTACCCTTCCCGGCCATGATTCAGGGTTCATGTAATGGCTTAGTCTTGTTTTGTGATAAACACGATTCAAGAAAGGTTTATCTAATGAATCCTCTTACGAAACTAATTGTTAGTCTGCCTCTTGTCGTTCCTGTGGTTGAGCAAGAACTTTACAGTAGATCGTATACTCTTGCAGTTAATTCCTCTGGTCAGTATAAAATGGTGCATTTTCTCCTCGATTACTGTTCTAGTAATAGATATACAATGAGTGTGTTTACTATCGTTGATAAAGCTTGGAGACCTATTGATCTTCAACATTTTCTAGGCTTAGACTTATTATTTTTCATGAGTCGTTTAGATTGGAGTCGTGGGATCTTTATTGCAGGATTTATGTATTGGTGGTGTACTATTAATTCCGTTTCTTTGGCCATGGACATCGATACAGAAATCCTTTATTTGATTTCCTTACCAAAGAGCGTAGATAGTGTATTTTATAAAAGGTACTTTATAAATATGGGAACTGCTTTAGGCATAATGGCCGAAGACTGCTTTAAGCCTGGTATATGGAAGCTTCTAAAGTTGACAGACGTAAAATCTAGTGAGTGGACTACAATTGCAATGATCGATATTGTAGCAATAGTTACCAAGGTTACTAATGGTGAATGGACGGCCTATAATTCCAATTCCCCGTCTATAAGGCCT GGATCGAACACGAGATCTCAAGTTAAGCTAGAACAACCCCTTGCCAGTTGA
- the LOC141655777 gene encoding uncharacterized protein LOC141655777: MMDMGIPPLHRYYHNSLSQDSRVDDKAKDRVFAPCKRYTRVMDLPREVIFNILLFLPAKLLQEVVRYVCKQWYDIVIEPSFIRAHCQMPTTTTSASFIIQCHERHKVYCFDKDVIKILLPFPAMIKGSCNGLVLLCDSIWDPQKIYLANPLRKLIVSLPPVVPVAMEIPSYTTCSFALNSSGQYKMVHFTVYIQSQICEMGVFTIGFDKAWRRIDLQHLLGIPLRNEVNVMLHALSNHGLLIVGFLYWPITYTHFLSMDVDTETFYKISWPTDIDRSPYKSRFISMETALGLMTEDDKKHGMWKLLKLTDVKSSEWTEITMMDIGAMVTKVSNGKWTYSGRYTKPLSLIDGEFCFSLRLGFYSTAWMIRYNLANESFVSFEVKLPYDNPSCIHHVQTYVSPKNVTLNSFKT; this comes from the exons ATGATGGACATGGGAATTCCACCTTTGCATCGCTATTATCACAATTCTCTTTCTCAG GATTCGAGGGTAGACGACAAGGCGAAGGACAGAGTTTTTGCTCCCTGCAAGCGATATACTCGTGTTATGGACCTTCCTAGAGAGGTCATATTTAACATCCTTTTGTTTCTTCCTGCTAAACTCCTGCAGGAGGTTGTCAGATACGTTTGCAAGCAGTGGTATGATATAGTTATTGAACCGTCTTTTATTAGAGCGCATTGCCAAATGCCTACTACTACTACTTCCGCCTCTTTCATCATACAATGTCATGAGAGACATAAGGTATATTGTTTTGACAAAGACGTAATAAAAATCTTATTACCCTTCCCGGCCATGATTAAGGGTTCTTGTAACGGCTTAGTCTTGCTTTGTGATAGTATTTGGGATCCACAAAAGATTTATCTAGCGAATCCTCTTCGGAAACTAATAGTTAGTCTGCCTCCTGTCGTTCCTGTGGCTATGGAGATCCCTTCTTATACAACATGTAGTTTTGCACTTAATTCCTCCGGTCAGTATAAAATGGTGCATTTTACTGTCTACATACAATCCCAAATATGTGAAATGGGTGTGTTTACTATCGGTTTTGATAAAGCTTGGAGACGTATTGATCTTCAACATCTTCTAGGTATACCCTTGAGAAACGAAGTAAACGTCATGCTTCATGCGCTTTCGAATCATGGGCTACTTATCGTAGGATTTCTGTATTGGCCAATTACTTATACCCATTTTTTGTCCATGGATGTTGATACAGAAACCTTTTATAAGATTTCTTGGCCAACGGACATAGATAGGTCTCCTTATAAAAGTCGCTTCATTAGTATGGAAACTGCTCTAGGCTTAATGACAGAAGATGACAAAAAACATGGTATGTGGAAGCTTCTCAAGTTGACAGACGTAAAATCTAGTGAGTGGACTGAAATCACAATGATGGATATTGGAGCAATGGTTACGAAGGTTAGTAATGGTAAATGGACCTATTCTGGCCGGTATACAAAGCCACTTAGCTTGATTGACGGAGAGTTTTGCTTTTCTTTACGTCTGGGCTTCTACTCGACAGCCTGGATGATTCGTTATAATCTGGCCAATGAAAGCTTTGTGTCTTTCGAAGTCAAGCTTCCGTATGATAATCCCTCTTGTATTCATCATGTGCAAACGTATGTTTCACCGAAGAATGTTACCCTTAACTCTTTCAAAACTTGA
- the LOC141655776 gene encoding uncharacterized protein LOC141655776: METRVPPTHRYPTRWKLGCRHNSRSSLSQEKRKRRKRHTRVMDLPIELIFNILLFLPAKLLQEVVRYVCKQWYDIISEPSFIRAHCQISTITTTSASFIIQSRLDGRKVYCLDKDVTKILFPVQARIKGSCNGLVLLCDSIGDPQKIYLANPLRKLIVSLPPIVPVVMEEPSYTTCSFAVNSSGQYKMVHFACYTYSRICEMGVFTIGFDKAWRRNDLQHLLGITMNKAASIIKNSRQSQFIGRFLYWPGYIPFLAMDVDTETLYQISFRPTEKFNRFCYRYEFISTETALGLMTEWDYDRGIWKLEKLTDVKSSEWTEIAMIDIGAMVTKVSNGKWTYSISGRYTRPLSLIDGELCFSLRVAFHTTAWMIRYNLANESFVCFEVKVPCDDPFCYHHVPTYVSPKNITLNSFKT; the protein is encoded by the exons ATGGAGACTCGAGTTCCACCAACGCATCGCTATCCAACTCGCTGGAAACTTGGTTGTCGTCACAATTCTCGTTCTTCTCTTTCTCAG GAGAAGCGAAAACGAAGAAAAAGACATACTCGTGTTATGGACCTTCCTATAGAGCTCATATTTAACATCCTATTGTTTCTTCCTGCTAAACTCCTACAGGAGGTTGTCAGATACGTGTGCAAGCAGTGGTACGATATAATTAGTGAACCGTCTTTTATTAGAGCGCATTGCCAAATatctactattactactacttcCGCCTCTTTCATCATACAATCTCGACTTGATGGACGTAAGGTATATTGTTTAGACAAAGACGTAACAAAAATCTTATTTCCCGTCCAGGCGAGGATTAAGGGTTCTTGTAACGGCTTAGTCTTGCTTTGTGATAGTATTGGGGATCCACAAAAGATTTATCTTGCGAATCCTCTTCGGAAACTAATAGTTAGTCTGCCTCCTATCGTTCCTGTGGTTATGGAGGAACCTTCTTATACAACGTGTAGTTTTGCAGTTAATTCCTCTGGTCAGTATAAAATGGTGCATTTTGCTTGCTACACATATTCTCGAATATGTGAAATGGGTGTGTTTACTATCGGTTTTGATAAAGCTTGGAGACGTAATGATCTTCAACATCTTCTAGGTATAACCATGAACAAAGCAGCAAGCATCATTAAAAATTCGCGTCAGAGTCAATTTATCGGAAGATTTCTGTATTGGCCAGGTTATATACCTTTTTTGGCAATGGATGTCGATACAGAAACCCTTTATCAGATTTCCTTTAGGCCGACCGAAAAATTTAATAGGTTTTGTTATAGATATGAGTTTATAAGTACGGAAACCGCTCTAGGCTTAATGACAGAATGGGACTATGATCGTGGTATATGGAAGCTAGAAAAGTTGACAGACGTAAAATCTAGTGAGTGGACTGAAATCGCAATGATTGATATTGGAGCAATGGTTACGAAGGTTAGTAATGGTAAATGGACCTATTCTATTTCTGGCCGGTATACGAGGCCACTTAGCTTGATTGACGGAGAGTTATGCTTTTCTTTACGTGTGGCCTTTCACACGACGGCCTGGATGATTCGTTATAATCTGGCCAACGAAAGCTTTGTGTGTTTCGAAGTCAAGGTTCCGTGTGATGATCCCTTTTGTTATCATCATGTGCCAACGTATGTTTCACCGAAGAATATTACCCTTAACTCTTTcaaaacttga